The following are from one region of the Dreissena polymorpha isolate Duluth1 chromosome 2, UMN_Dpol_1.0, whole genome shotgun sequence genome:
- the LOC127865739 gene encoding uncharacterized protein LOC127865739 has translation MKLAVILIALNLAFISVVRAESSMATRNPSATTTTTMGTTTDTSSTPVAGSSTPAAGISTGNPSPQSTSGTSSTTVTSLQTTTGSLTTDSNTTSSNGTMTTSAHSSGHVLTYSAFAVTMATALFLV, from the exons ATGAAGCTTGCTGTCATTCTAATTG CTCTAAACCTCGCCTTCATAAGTGTAGTCAGAGCGGAAAGCAGTATGGCTACACGTAATCCTAGTGCTACAACGACTACGACAATGGGCACCACTACAGACACTTCATCTACACCTGTGGCCGGCTCATCTACACCTGCGGCCGGTATATCTACAGGCAATCCTTCACCACAATCCACTTCCGGCACATCTAGTACCACGGTTACTTCATTACAAACCACAACCGGGTCTCTCACCACCGATAGCAATACAACCAGCTCAAATG GAACAATGACGACGTCAGCGCATAGCAGTGGACACGTG TTAACTTACTCAGCATTCGCGGTAACGATGGCAACAGCCCTCTTCCTGGTCTAG